A stretch of the Coprobacillus cateniformis genome encodes the following:
- the ftsY gene encoding signal recognition particle-docking protein FtsY, giving the protein MGFFSKIKDAIVGNSAKQNDKYVAGLDKSSSSFSAKINELAARYREIDDDYFEELENVLIMSDVGVSMVMTIIDEIKKEVRLQNIKNPQMINDIIIDKMFVIYANDSYMTTKINYDDQDLTVILMVGVNGAGKTTTIAKLAHMMLSEGKTVMVAAGDTFRAGAIDQLAVWAERLGIECIKGKEGGDPSSVVFDALNQAKDKGVDVLICDTAGRLQNKVNLMNELEKMNRIIKRVVPSGPQETLLVIDATTGQNGVSQAQEFSKITDITGIVLTKMDGTAKGGIVLSIKDTLNIPVKFMGLGESMDDLQEFDLEQYIYGLCKNLMEE; this is encoded by the coding sequence ATGGGATTTTTTAGTAAGATTAAAGATGCAATTGTAGGGAATTCAGCAAAGCAAAATGACAAATATGTAGCTGGGTTAGATAAATCAAGTTCTTCTTTTTCTGCTAAGATTAACGAATTGGCAGCACGTTATCGTGAAATTGATGATGATTATTTTGAAGAATTAGAAAATGTTTTGATTATGAGTGATGTTGGTGTGTCAATGGTTATGACAATCATTGATGAAATCAAAAAAGAAGTGCGTTTACAGAATATCAAAAATCCACAAATGATTAATGATATTATTATTGATAAAATGTTTGTTATCTATGCCAATGACTCTTATATGACAACAAAAATCAACTATGATGATCAGGATTTAACAGTGATTTTAATGGTAGGTGTTAATGGTGCAGGAAAAACAACTACGATTGCAAAACTTGCTCATATGATGTTATCAGAAGGAAAAACTGTAATGGTTGCTGCTGGTGATACGTTTAGAGCAGGAGCTATTGATCAACTGGCTGTTTGGGCTGAGCGTTTAGGAATTGAATGTATAAAAGGTAAGGAAGGCGGTGATCCTTCATCAGTTGTCTTTGATGCTTTAAATCAGGCAAAGGATAAAGGTGTTGATGTCCTTATTTGCGATACTGCTGGGCGTTTACAAAACAAAGTGAATTTGATGAATGAGTTAGAAAAGATGAATCGTATCATTAAACGTGTGGTTCCTAGTGGACCACAAGAAACACTTTTGGTTATTGATGCAACGACAGGTCAAAATGGCGTTTCTCAGGCTCAAGAATTTTCTAAAATCACTGATATTACAGGTATTGTTTTAACAAAGATGGATGGAACTGCTAAAGGTGGAATTGTGCTATCTATTAAAGATACCTTGAATATTCCTGTTAAATTTATGGGTCTAGGTGAAAGTATGGATGATTTACAAGAATTTGATCTTGAACAATATATCTACGGATTGTGTAAGAACTTGATGGAGGAATAA
- the ylxM gene encoding YlxM family DNA-binding protein has product MESSLEKKQRVNLLMDCYCDLLTDKQQDYLTLYYEEDLSLAEIAEDLNVSRNAVYDNLKRAVASLEDYESKLHLLEKHVQRMDLIKRIEDEQNTSREQLDDYLEMLKRI; this is encoded by the coding sequence ATGGAGTCAAGTTTAGAAAAGAAGCAAAGAGTTAATCTTCTGATGGATTGTTATTGTGATTTATTGACAGATAAACAACAAGATTATTTGACTTTGTATTATGAAGAAGATTTATCTTTGGCAGAAATTGCGGAGGATTTAAATGTTTCACGCAATGCTGTTTATGATAATTTAAAGCGTGCAGTCGCTTCATTGGAAGATTATGAAAGTAAACTGCATTTGCTTGAAAAGCATGTTCAGAGAATGGATTTAATAAAGCGTATAGAGGATGAACAAAATACATCTCGTGAACAATTGGATGATTATTTAGAAATGTTAAAGAGGATATAG
- the ffh gene encoding signal recognition particle protein, giving the protein MAFESLSERLQDSLKKIKGQATLTEANMDEMLREIRLALLEADVNFQVVKEFIANTKEKALGQDVLGSLKPGQVVVKVVHDELVELLGTSVSELDFSRKPTVIMMVGLQGSGKTTTSGKIAKLITKKYAKKPLLVAADIYRPAAVDQLKTLGQQLNVPVFEKGTDISAEDIVKQAMAYGQENQHDVIIVDTAGRLHIDEPLMQELQNIKEITNPSEILLVVDALTGQDIVNVAQSFNEHLSITGAVLTKLDGDSRGGGALSVRHITHVPIKFVGTGEKLDAIDLFYPDRMADRILGMGDVVSLVEKVQDVYDEKETMKTFNRMQQGTFGLDDMLEQMHQMRKLGPLSGIMKMIPGMPKLPNINDDDTDKKLKQTESIIYSMTQAERRDPSILNAKRKERIAKGCGRNVADVNRLIKQFEQSKLMMKQMGNLDPTTGMPTQKPKSNMMFDPHRKKERHKKKKKR; this is encoded by the coding sequence ATGGCTTTTGAATCTCTTTCAGAAAGGTTGCAGGATAGTCTTAAAAAAATTAAAGGGCAGGCAACTTTAACTGAAGCGAATATGGATGAAATGCTTCGTGAAATTCGTTTAGCGTTACTTGAGGCTGATGTCAATTTTCAAGTTGTTAAAGAATTTATTGCAAATACAAAGGAAAAGGCATTGGGACAAGATGTTTTAGGCTCATTAAAACCAGGACAAGTCGTTGTGAAGGTTGTTCATGATGAACTGGTGGAATTGTTAGGTACAAGTGTTAGTGAGTTGGATTTTTCAAGAAAACCAACTGTTATTATGATGGTCGGTTTGCAGGGAAGTGGGAAAACGACAACTTCTGGAAAGATTGCCAAATTAATAACAAAAAAATATGCGAAAAAACCATTATTGGTTGCTGCTGATATTTATCGTCCGGCTGCTGTAGATCAGTTGAAAACGTTAGGGCAACAATTAAATGTTCCTGTATTTGAAAAAGGAACTGATATTTCAGCTGAAGATATTGTTAAACAGGCTATGGCTTATGGGCAAGAAAATCAACATGATGTTATCATTGTCGATACAGCAGGACGTTTACATATTGATGAACCATTGATGCAAGAATTACAAAACATTAAAGAGATTACAAATCCAAGTGAAATTTTATTGGTTGTTGATGCGTTGACAGGACAGGATATTGTTAATGTGGCACAATCATTTAATGAACACTTGAGTATTACTGGTGCTGTTTTAACAAAATTAGATGGTGATTCTCGTGGTGGTGGAGCTTTATCTGTTCGTCATATTACACATGTTCCAATTAAGTTTGTAGGGACTGGTGAGAAATTAGATGCAATTGATTTGTTCTATCCAGATCGTATGGCAGATCGTATTTTGGGAATGGGAGATGTTGTTTCTTTAGTTGAAAAAGTGCAAGATGTTTATGATGAAAAAGAAACAATGAAAACATTCAATCGTATGCAACAAGGAACTTTTGGGCTTGATGATATGCTTGAACAAATGCATCAAATGCGTAAATTAGGACCATTATCTGGAATTATGAAGATGATACCTGGTATGCCTAAATTACCAAATATCAATGATGATGATACTGATAAGAAGTTGAAACAGACTGAATCTATTATTTATTCTATGACACAAGCAGAAAGAAGAGATCCTTCAATCTTAAATGCAAAACGTAAAGAAAGAATTGCTAAAGGCTGTGGACGTAATGTGGCTGATGTTAATCGTTTGATTAAGCAATTTGAACAATCTAAGTTAATGATGAAGCAAATGGGTAATTTGGATCCAACAACAGGTATGCCAACTCAAAAACCAAAATCTAATATGATGTTTGATCCTCATCGTAAAAAAGAAAGGCATAAAAAGAAAAAGAAAAGATAA
- the rpsP gene encoding 30S ribosomal protein S16, with amino-acid sequence MAVKIRLKRMGAKKSPFYRIVAADSRMPRDGRFIEQLGTYDPRQNPAVVTIKEDEVLAWLNKGAQPSDTVRNLLSQKGIMKKFADSKAKK; translated from the coding sequence ATGGCTGTAAAAATTAGATTAAAAAGAATGGGTGCTAAAAAATCACCATTTTATAGAATTGTAGCTGCTGATTCAAGAATGCCTAGAGATGGACGTTTTATCGAACAATTAGGAACTTATGATCCTAGGCAAAATCCAGCAGTTGTTACAATTAAAGAAGATGAAGTTTTGGCTTGGTTAAACAAGGGTGCTCAACCTTCTGATACTGTAAGAAACTTATTAAGCCAAAAAGGTATCATGAAAAAATTTGCTGATTCAAAAGCAAAGAAATAA
- a CDS encoding KH domain-containing protein — MDYVKTLHDIACELVNDKNKLEVRQMPSLDEDTIVLYVYASHDDIAKLIGRKGMMANSIRQLMSVSGRLHEKKLDIKFESYGE, encoded by the coding sequence ATGGATTACGTAAAAACTTTACACGATATTGCTTGTGAGTTGGTCAATGATAAGAATAAACTAGAGGTTCGTCAAATGCCTTCATTGGATGAAGATACAATTGTACTTTATGTTTATGCTTCTCATGATGATATTGCAAAGCTTATTGGTAGAAAAGGTATGATGGCTAATTCAATTCGTCAATTGATGTCTGTGAGCGGGCGTTTACATGAAAAAAAATTAGATATCAAATTTGAATCGTATGGAGAATAG
- the rimM gene encoding ribosome maturation factor RimM (Essential for efficient processing of 16S rRNA): MEQVIIGKIVNTHGIKGELKVNVSTDFIEERFQKGNHLLIDDHGTMVDMTVATHRIHKGHVLVSFVDFQDINKVEKYKGCTVYAYKDETLLNDGEYYVGDLIGCEVYNRGILIGTVKDVQLYDHHDVLVVSGTQKILIPYVDAFVKNEDIVNKRIDVELIEGFYNEN; encoded by the coding sequence ATGGAACAAGTCATTATTGGTAAAATCGTCAATACACATGGAATTAAGGGTGAATTAAAGGTTAATGTATCTACTGATTTTATTGAAGAAAGGTTTCAAAAAGGGAACCATTTATTGATTGATGATCATGGTACAATGGTAGATATGACAGTTGCTACGCATCGTATTCATAAGGGACATGTTTTGGTCTCATTTGTTGATTTTCAGGATATTAATAAAGTTGAAAAATATAAAGGGTGTACAGTGTACGCTTATAAGGATGAGACTTTATTGAATGATGGAGAGTATTATGTTGGAGATTTAATTGGGTGTGAAGTCTATAATCGAGGAATTCTTATTGGAACGGTGAAGGATGTTCAATTATATGATCATCATGATGTTTTGGTAGTGAGTGGAACTCAGAAAATTTTGATTCCATATGTAGATGCTTTTGTTAAAAATGAAGATATTGTAAACAAACGTATTGACGTTGAGTTGATAGAGGGTTTTTATAATGAAAATTGA
- the trmD gene encoding tRNA (guanosine(37)-N1)-methyltransferase TrmD, with protein sequence MKIDILSLFPEMFDGFLNTSIIKRAIDTSLVEVRIHDFREFADNKHKKVDDYPYGGGQGMVLMCQPILDCLKSLVTKDSLVILMSPQGQTLQQAYSQKLSLEKHLIIICGHYEGFDERIRDYVDVEISIGDYVLTGGELASMVVCDSVIRLLEGAIRETSHEDDSFSDGLLEYPQYTRPYEYDGTVVPDVLMSGHHENIRKWRLQQSLMKTYYKRPDLLQKREFTEEEINILKEIQKKD encoded by the coding sequence ATGAAAATTGATATTTTATCATTGTTTCCTGAAATGTTTGATGGTTTTTTAAATACATCAATTATTAAGCGAGCAATTGATACTTCACTTGTGGAAGTTCGAATTCATGATTTTCGTGAATTTGCTGATAATAAACACAAAAAGGTTGATGATTATCCTTATGGTGGTGGACAAGGAATGGTTTTAATGTGTCAGCCTATCTTAGATTGTTTAAAATCACTTGTGACAAAGGACTCACTAGTGATTTTAATGTCACCACAGGGACAAACTCTTCAACAGGCTTATAGTCAAAAATTATCATTAGAAAAGCATTTGATAATTATCTGTGGACACTATGAAGGATTTGATGAGAGAATTCGTGATTATGTAGATGTTGAAATATCAATTGGTGATTATGTGTTGACTGGTGGGGAACTTGCCAGTATGGTTGTTTGTGATTCGGTGATTAGATTACTTGAAGGTGCGATTAGAGAAACATCGCATGAGGATGATTCATTTAGTGATGGGTTGTTAGAATATCCTCAATATACAAGACCATATGAATATGATGGGACAGTTGTGCCAGATGTATTGATGAGTGGGCATCATGAAAATATTCGCAAATGGCGTTTACAGCAATCTCTTATGAAGACATATTATAAACGACCTGATTTATTACAAAAAAGAGAGTTTACTGAAGAGGAAATCAATATATTAAAAGAAATTCAAAAAAAAGATTGA
- the rplS gene encoding 50S ribosomal protein L19, with protein MNMQLVQDITKKQLRNDIPDFKAGDTVKVYVKIKEGDKTRTQLFEGVCIAKKGGGISETFTVRKISYQVGVERTFPIHSPIIDRIEVVKIGKVRRAKLHYLRGLSGKAARIKEIRK; from the coding sequence ATGAATATGCAATTAGTACAAGATATTACTAAAAAACAATTAAGAAACGACATCCCTGATTTCAAAGCTGGGGATACTGTTAAAGTTTACGTAAAAATTAAAGAAGGTGACAAAACACGTACTCAGTTATTTGAAGGTGTTTGTATCGCTAAAAAAGGTGGAGGAATCTCTGAAACTTTCACAGTTAGAAAAATTTCTTACCAAGTTGGTGTAGAAAGAACTTTCCCAATTCATTCTCCAATTATTGATAGAATTGAAGTTGTTAAGATTGGTAAAGTACGTAGAGCTAAATTACATTATTTACGTGGTTTATCTGGTAAAGCTGCTAGAATTAAAGAAATTCGTAAATAA
- the lepB gene encoding signal peptidase I, protein MKLKKRYLYSIIEMIVVIVVTICVFKFVVIPVRIDGTSMENTLHDQSIALINGIGIKAENIKRFDIIVLYSEALDEKIIKRVIGLPGDTIEFKDDVLYVNNQVTPQDFLDMNFVNESKITYNVERFTDDFKVVVGEGEYFVMGDNRLRSTDSRELGTFTIDDIIGMKGLVIFPFDSVQWLE, encoded by the coding sequence ATGAAACTGAAGAAAAGATATCTTTATTCAATCATTGAAATGATTGTTGTTATAGTTGTGACAATTTGTGTATTTAAATTTGTTGTGATTCCAGTCAGAATTGATGGAACGTCTATGGAAAATACTTTGCATGATCAAAGTATAGCTTTAATTAATGGTATTGGGATCAAGGCAGAAAATATTAAGCGTTTTGATATTATTGTTTTATATAGTGAAGCTTTAGATGAGAAAATTATAAAAAGAGTTATTGGTTTGCCTGGAGATACGATTGAATTTAAAGATGATGTTTTGTATGTTAATAATCAAGTGACACCACAAGATTTTTTAGATATGAATTTTGTGAATGAGTCCAAGATTACATATAATGTTGAACGATTTACTGATGATTTTAAAGTGGTTGTTGGTGAAGGTGAATATTTTGTGATGGGTGATAATCGGTTGAGATCTACAGATTCAAGAGAATTAGGCACTTTTACAATTGATGATATTATTGGAATGAAAGGGTTGGTTATTTTTCCTTTTGATTCTGTTCAATGGTTAGAATAG
- a CDS encoding ParA family protein, with amino-acid sequence MQESKCKVIAITNQKGGVGKTTTTFNLGVALAKQGKRVLVVDVDPQSNLTTYAGWYDENELKYTLTDLMEQSMNDDEIKIKESILHHSENVDLIPSNLSLSALENSLTYAMSREYTLRNCLSSIKDDYDYILLDCQPSLGMLTINALASANSVIIPVQSEYFALRGMTDLFKIINKVRRQINPTLKIEGALLTLVDSRANLPKEIATQLKDNYGSILKLFNTQIPRAVKTAESTSSGGSVFSYDKSGRVANAYSSFAKEVLNDGKEHTKNATAKVR; translated from the coding sequence ATGCAAGAAAGTAAGTGCAAGGTAATTGCAATTACAAATCAGAAAGGAGGAGTTGGTAAGACCACAACAACATTTAATCTTGGAGTAGCATTGGCTAAACAAGGAAAAAGAGTGTTAGTTGTAGATGTTGATCCTCAGAGTAATTTAACTACTTATGCAGGTTGGTATGATGAAAATGAACTAAAATATACTTTAACTGATTTAATGGAGCAATCAATGAATGATGATGAAATTAAAATAAAGGAAAGTATATTACACCATAGTGAAAATGTGGATTTAATTCCATCTAATCTTTCTTTATCAGCATTAGAAAATTCGTTAACTTATGCAATGAGTAGAGAATATACTTTAAGGAATTGCTTATCTAGTATTAAAGATGACTATGATTATATACTTTTAGACTGTCAACCAAGTTTAGGTATGCTTACAATAAATGCTCTTGCTAGTGCAAATAGTGTTATCATACCAGTTCAAAGTGAATACTTTGCTTTAAGAGGTATGACTGATTTATTTAAGATAATAAATAAAGTTAGACGACAAATAAATCCTACTCTTAAAATAGAGGGAGCATTATTAACATTAGTTGATTCAAGGGCTAATCTTCCAAAAGAGATAGCAACTCAATTAAAAGACAATTATGGGAGTATATTAAAACTATTTAATACTCAAATACCAAGAGCAGTTAAGACTGCCGAATCTACTTCATCAGGAGGAAGTGTGTTTTCTTATGATAAAAGTGGAAGGGTAGCAAATGCATATTCTTCTTTTGCAAAGGAGGTGCTTAATGATGGCAAAGAACATACCAAAAATGCCACTGCCAAAGTTAGATGA
- a CDS encoding ParB/RepB/Spo0J family partition protein, producing the protein MAKNIPKMPLPKLDDLFTTEEERTNDKLEKVIDIKISDIDDFPDHPFKVIENEDMFNMRDSIKENGVLVPALVRQKPDGRYEMVSGHRRKYASQLANNETLPCIVRDLTDDEAVIIMVDSNLQREEILPSEKAFAYKMKLEALTHQGKRTDLTSAQVGEKLESKYSVQLLAEEVGDSRSQIQRFIRLTALIPELLDLVDEKQIALSPAVELSFLKDEEQYAVLDCIECNVATPSHAQAIRLKKMSQEGTLTTDEIEDFLSEEKPNQIPKMKFNADRIRNVLPKNIEEKKIEDFVVNAIEFYGKHLQRQKSMDAR; encoded by the coding sequence ATGGCAAAGAACATACCAAAAATGCCACTGCCAAAGTTAGATGACCTTTTTACAACAGAAGAAGAAAGAACTAATGATAAGTTGGAAAAAGTTATTGATATTAAAATAAGTGATATTGATGATTTTCCAGACCACCCATTTAAAGTCATTGAAAATGAAGATATGTTTAATATGCGTGATAGCATAAAAGAAAATGGAGTATTAGTTCCTGCATTAGTTAGACAAAAGCCAGATGGTAGATATGAAATGGTATCTGGACACAGAAGAAAGTATGCAAGTCAATTAGCAAATAATGAAACACTACCTTGTATTGTTAGAGATTTAACAGATGATGAGGCTGTTATTATAATGGTAGATAGCAACTTACAAAGAGAAGAAATATTACCGAGTGAAAAAGCATTTGCATATAAAATGAAATTGGAAGCCCTAACACATCAAGGCAAAAGAACAGATTTAACTTCTGCCCAAGTTGGGGAGAAGTTAGAAAGTAAATATTCTGTTCAATTACTTGCAGAAGAAGTTGGAGATAGTAGAAGCCAAATTCAAAGGTTTATAAGACTTACTGCACTAATACCAGAGTTATTAGATTTAGTTGATGAAAAGCAAATCGCATTGAGTCCAGCCGTTGAATTATCTTTTCTAAAAGATGAAGAACAATATGCAGTTTTAGATTGCATTGAGTGTAATGTAGCAACACCATCTCACGCACAAGCAATAAGACTTAAAAAGATGAGTCAAGAGGGAACACTTACGACTGATGAAATAGAAGATTTTTTATCAGAGGAGAAACCCAACCAGATTCCCAAAATGAAATTTAATGCAGACAGAATAAGAAATGTACTCCCAAAGAATATTGAGGAGAAAAAAATTGAAGATTTTGTTGTTAATGCCATTGAATTTTATGGGAAACATCTCCAAAGACAAAAGTCTATGGACGCAAGATAG
- a CDS encoding SpaA isopeptide-forming pilin-related protein: MLKILLFALIVMENGKMITYLKLPAGNYKLIEVSAPNGYLKDKDGLKFTIGNDTHYSYTTYGAFITVTYKNTPIKGQLEIKKTGENLVIKDGKYTYKDKKLSGVTFEIYAEEDIKSADGNHLYYEKGTKVDTITTDKNGYAISKKLPLGKYYLIEVKTQDEYVLDSNKHYFELKEVNDETPIVFESYSNLNYLKKGTLEFTKKDLVNGDVIPNTIVEIYNENNELIFTGKTDKDGKVIITDLKVGKYYIIEKEAATGYTITDEKIYFELKENGEITKAEMKDKPITGTLEFTKTDVSTGEPLPNTLIEIYNEKDELIFSGRTDENGKITIPEIRYGKYYILEKEAPEGYTLNPERMYFEILEDGKVVKATMTDEKVVIEVPSTGITDTHIIEIAGALFVLGGIGVIVYVKKKKQK, encoded by the coding sequence ATGTTAAAAATATTATTATTTGCACTAATCGTAATGGAAAATGGTAAAATGATAACTTACTTAAAACTACCTGCTGGAAATTATAAATTGATTGAGGTATCTGCTCCTAATGGTTATTTAAAAGACAAAGATGGATTAAAATTCACAATAGGAAATGATACTCATTATTCATATACAACTTATGGTGCTTTTATAACAGTAACTTATAAAAACACACCAATAAAAGGTCAACTTGAAATTAAGAAAACAGGAGAAAATTTAGTAATTAAAGATGGTAAATACACTTACAAAGATAAAAAATTAAGTGGTGTAACATTTGAAATCTATGCAGAAGAAGATATTAAATCTGCTGATGGAAATCATCTTTATTATGAAAAAGGTACAAAAGTAGATACTATTACAACTGACAAAAATGGTTATGCAATTTCTAAAAAATTACCTCTTGGAAAATACTATTTAATTGAAGTAAAAACACAAGATGAATATGTATTAGATAGTAATAAACACTATTTTGAATTAAAAGAAGTAAATGATGAAACACCAATAGTTTTTGAATCATACAGTAATTTAAACTACTTAAAGAAAGGTACTTTGGAATTTACTAAAAAGGATCTTGTAAATGGAGATGTTATTCCAAACACAATCGTTGAAATCTATAATGAAAATAATGAACTAATCTTTACTGGTAAAACTGACAAAGATGGTAAAGTAATTATTACAGATTTAAAAGTTGGAAAATACTATATCATTGAGAAAGAGGCAGCAACGGGTTATACAATTACAGATGAAAAAATCTATTTTGAATTAAAAGAAAATGGAGAAATTACAAAGGCTGAAATGAAAGATAAACCTATTACTGGAACTCTTGAATTTACAAAGACTGATGTATCAACAGGAGAACCATTACCTAACACACTAATTGAAATTTATAATGAAAAAGATGAACTTATTTTTAGTGGTAGAACAGACGAAAATGGTAAAATTACTATTCCAGAAATTAGATATGGAAAATACTATATTTTAGAGAAAGAAGCCCCAGAGGGTTACACTTTAAATCCTGAAAGAATGTATTTTGAAATTTTAGAAGATGGAAAAGTGGTTAAGGCAACAATGACTGATGAAAAAGTAGTAATTGAAGTTCCTAGTACAGGAATTACTGATACTCATATTATTGAAATTGCCGGAGCATTATTTGTTCTTGGAGGAATAGGAGTAATTGTCTATGTTAAAAAGAAAAAACAAAAATAA
- a CDS encoding sortase, with protein MLKRKNKNKDRKVSKSQLIIVGSLLIVVGIGIVGGKYLYNYFQNQNEENLIDTFYEEQKEITDETTPTEEKEQEEHQKPTTTQTKKVDYIAVIKIPKIGLEKGLASKGSYYNNVNRNILILNESDMPDKENGNVIIAGHSGSGRTAFFKNLYKLETDDEVSIFYGGSEYKYKVVNQYDIEKTGTANIVRNAEKSTLTLITCRHNTNKQIIYICELVEKV; from the coding sequence ATGTTAAAAAGAAAAAACAAAAATAAAGATAGAAAGGTTAGTAAGAGTCAACTTATAATAGTTGGCTCTTTGCTAATTGTTGTTGGAATTGGAATAGTTGGAGGTAAATATCTATACAATTATTTTCAAAATCAAAATGAAGAAAATTTAATAGATACTTTTTACGAAGAACAAAAAGAAATAACTGATGAAACAACACCAACCGAAGAAAAAGAGCAAGAAGAACACCAAAAGCCAACTACAACTCAAACTAAAAAGGTTGATTATATTGCAGTTATTAAAATACCAAAGATAGGACTTGAAAAAGGTCTAGCAAGTAAAGGTAGTTATTATAATAATGTTAATCGAAACATTTTAATACTTAATGAATCTGATATGCCAGATAAGGAAAACGGGAATGTTATAATAGCAGGACATTCTGGTAGTGGTAGAACAGCATTTTTTAAGAACTTATATAAATTGGAAACAGATGATGAGGTTAGTATTTTTTATGGAGGTAGTGAATACAAATACAAAGTTGTTAATCAATACGATATAGAAAAAACAGGAACTGCTAACATTGTTAGAAATGCCGAAAAAAGCACTTTAACTTTAATAACTTGCAGACACAACACTAATAAGCAAATTATCTATATTTGTGAGTTAGTAGAAAAGGTTTAG
- a CDS encoding TnpV protein, with translation MSITYTRKGDYEIPDLAIPENKIQVEGKYAMMRLRYLKENKKSLYTTLLMSNQLPEHLMNIQEVAMERVEQIVSEMKAKEKITEQMKQQDPMKWIGLMNILKTSAEEIVANELIYA, from the coding sequence ATGAGTATAACTTACACACGCAAAGGGGATTACGAGATACCAGACCTAGCGATACCAGAGAACAAGATTCAAGTGGAGGGCAAATACGCAATGATGAGGTTAAGGTACTTGAAAGAGAACAAGAAATCTCTATACACGACTCTATTAATGAGCAATCAACTTCCAGAACACTTGATGAATATTCAAGAAGTAGCAATGGAGAGAGTAGAACAGATAGTATCAGAAATGAAAGCCAAAGAGAAGATAACAGAACAAATGAAACAACAAGACCCTATGAAATGGATAGGCTTAATGAACATCTTGAAGACATCAGCAGAGGAGATAGTAGCGAACGAATTAATTTACGCTTAA
- a CDS encoding helix-turn-helix domain-containing protein: protein MADRIQYLRKSKGISQEELADKVGVSRQAVSKWESEQSTPDLEKIIIMSDFFGVTTDYILKGIEPVADKEQKNKELTSKVLYISSTAFVAIGLFCAFGNWYAEQTMEAVWGSMIIQAIGIVGYFIARILSEEKSPFYVNWLNIIGVAFMPISMITGYISGLVFKLEGWIAPYPIGIFHTLVFVLVFFVVVIASYIILKKQTK, encoded by the coding sequence ATGGCAGACAGAATACAATATTTAAGGAAATCAAAAGGAATATCACAAGAGGAACTTGCGGATAAAGTTGGAGTTTCAAGGCAGGCTGTTTCCAAATGGGAAAGTGAACAAAGCACGCCTGACTTAGAAAAAATAATTATAATGAGTGATTTTTTTGGAGTAACAACTGACTATATCCTAAAGGGAATTGAACCAGTAGCAGACAAAGAACAAAAAAATAAAGAGCTTACGAGTAAGGTACTTTATATATCATCAACAGCTTTTGTTGCTATTGGGCTGTTTTGTGCATTTGGTAATTGGTATGCAGAACAAACAATGGAAGCAGTTTGGGGTTCAATGATTATTCAAGCTATAGGGATTGTTGGATATTTTATAGCGAGAATACTATCGGAAGAAAAATCCCCCTTTTATGTAAATTGGCTTAATATAATCGGAGTTGCTTTTATGCCTATTTCTATGATTACAGGATATATTTCAGGATTGGTTTTCAAACTAGAAGGGTGGATTGCACCTTATCCGATAGGAATATTTCATACTTTAGTTTTCGTGTTAGTATTCTTTGTAGTTGTGATTGCAAGCTATATTATTCTAAAGAAACAAACAAAATAG